A region of the bacterium genome:
TTTGTAAAATTTATGTCAATATAAAAATGCAATTTCTTTAATAAAAATTAATTGCGGGTTATTTACCCACCACGCCTCCGATGAATTACACCATGTGCTCATTGGGTGATATTTACCCCTAACCCATTGATAACATACGGTTAATCGTCCGGCTTCGTGGGTGGGGAATCCCTCGATCCCCGCTGATGCCGTTCACCCTTTTTTCCTTTTATTCGACCCCCTCTTTATGCTATGGTCCTATCTCTACATCGGCAAGACGCCGGTGGTTTTAGTTCCCCAGGCCCTCCGGGCCGCAACCCATCGGTAACTTTCACGTTTCCGGTGGAGTTGGCGCAGCGTACCGCAGGGCGAGCCGCGCCGCCAAGAGGAAGTGGATGTTGATACCCAAAGACGAAAACCATCAACCCGAGGAGTCTCCAACGGATAAAGCCCCTGAAGTGAATTCCGAGGAGACCCCCCGCGAGGAGCAGCCGGAGGACAGACCCGAGTCCGCTCCGGATGCCGAAGAGACGACGGAACCTGTACCCGAAGAGACCCGTCCTAAAGGGGCTTCGCGCCGGAAGGCGAAACGAAGCGAACCGAGCGAAGCGAGCTATGCCCCCGGCAAACCGAGTAATGCCCCGGCAAAAACGACCCCTCCCCCGTCCACCGAGGCCGAGCCCGCACCCGAGGATGCGGAATCGTCTTCGGCCGCGGATCCGGACGGCGTCACCATGGACGAGCTCATGGCAGCCTACGAGGACACCCTGGCCGACCTGAGGGAAGGCGAGGTGGTCCGCGGCGTGGTCGTCGGCATCTCCGGCGATGAGATTCTGGTGGACGTGGGCTACAAATCCGAGGGCCCCATCGACCGGAGGGAGTTCGGTCCCGACGCCAAGATTGACATCGGCGACGAGGTGGACGTCTACCTGGAGAAAAAAGAAGACCAGGACGGCATCATCGTCCTGTCGAAGGAAAAGGCTGACTTCGCCCGAACCTGGGAAAAAATCCGGACCGCCTTCGAGGACGAAGAGGTCATCAAGGGCAAGGTGGTGGCCCGGATCAAGGGCGGGCTGGAAGTGGACATCGGCGCCCGGGGATTTCTGCCTGCCAGCCAGGTGGCCTTGAGGCCGGTGCGCGATCTCGAATCCCTCGTCGGCAAGCAGCTCGAGATGAGGATTTTGAAAATCAACCGCCGGCGACGCAACATCGTCCTCTCCCGAAAGGTGGTGCTCCAGGAGCGCCGCGAGAAGCTGAAGGAGGAACTCGTCTCCGAGCTGGAGGAGGGCCAGATCCGCGAGGGCGAGGTCAAGAACATCACCGATTTCGGAGCCTTCATCGACCTCGGCGGGATTGACGGCCTCCTGCACATCACCGACATGAGCTGGGGCCGGATCAGCCACCCCGGCGAGATGCTGCAGATCGGGGACAAGGTCAAGATTTTGGTACTGAACTTCGACCGCGAGCGCGAGCGGGTGTCTCTCGGTCTCAAACAGCTCACCCCCCACCCCTGGAAGGACGCGGCCCAGAAGTACTCCGAGGGGACGATTATCCGGGGGAAAGTCGTCAACATGACCGACTACGGCGCCTTCGTTGAAATCGAAGACGGCATCGAGGGGCTGATCCACATCTCCGAGATGAGCTGGACCCAGCGCATCCGCCACCCATCCCAGATGCTCTCCATCGGAGATCTCGTCAACGCCAAGGTGCTG
Encoded here:
- a CDS encoding 30S ribosomal protein S1; this translates as MLIPKDENHQPEESPTDKAPEVNSEETPREEQPEDRPESAPDAEETTEPVPEETRPKGASRRKAKRSEPSEASYAPGKPSNAPAKTTPPPSTEAEPAPEDAESSSAADPDGVTMDELMAAYEDTLADLREGEVVRGVVVGISGDEILVDVGYKSEGPIDRREFGPDAKIDIGDEVDVYLEKKEDQDGIIVLSKEKADFARTWEKIRTAFEDEEVIKGKVVARIKGGLEVDIGARGFLPASQVALRPVRDLESLVGKQLEMRILKINRRRRNIVLSRKVVLQERREKLKEELVSELEEGQIREGEVKNITDFGAFIDLGGIDGLLHITDMSWGRISHPGEMLQIGDKVKILVLNFDRERERVSLGLKQLTPHPWKDAAQKYSEGTIIRGKVVNMTDYGAFVEIEDGIEGLIHISEMSWTQRIRHPSQMLSIGDLVNAKVLNLDTEKQRISLGLKQTEEDPWETIAEHFPRGTRLMGRVRNITDFGAFVEVDEGIDGLVHISDMSWVRRVRHPSEIVQKGDEIEVVVLNVDTENRRISLGMKQLTEDPWEHIEDYIFEGAYVEGTVVRMARFGAIIELSNGIEALLHISEIVDAHVPNVEDILDVGEHLTCKVININREERKVNLSLKAYNADMGIGPEDDPVMQRLIKHQEAGSLSEREPEPTPDDEDFEPTLAGEKPVPTEEKPVEAAEGEPKEITEVEPEEITEREPVEATEGEPIEITEVEPVEATEGEPEEEVTEPVDEPPAESSADEEEPEAPDEPAASDEAAASVADEEEEAVEGGEPTEGETGG